One part of the Acidobacteriota bacterium genome encodes these proteins:
- a CDS encoding sigma-70 family RNA polymerase sigma factor: MANLKPTMESDELLEGLKQRDAEAIDQLLLQYSRPLFGVILNYTKNPSDTEEVLQDTLLKIVRKIDTFRAESDIWPWMKRIAINNAIMWLRKHRLTREHETQLEDGYPQYAKDGTIQYPVFGWSVDPEEVALNSELSDQLHDAIQSLPYQYRVPLVLRDVEGYSIKQISSLLTLKEATTKTRIHRARLFVREKLSNYLNGAL; the protein is encoded by the coding sequence ATGGCGAACTTGAAACCAACCATGGAGTCGGACGAGTTGCTGGAAGGCCTCAAGCAGCGCGATGCTGAGGCCATCGATCAGCTTCTGTTGCAGTATTCTCGTCCTCTCTTCGGCGTGATCCTGAACTACACCAAGAATCCCTCGGATACGGAAGAGGTCTTGCAGGACACCTTGCTGAAAATCGTCCGCAAGATCGACACCTTCAGGGCCGAAAGCGACATCTGGCCGTGGATGAAGCGCATCGCCATCAACAACGCCATCATGTGGCTGCGCAAGCACCGTTTGACCCGCGAACACGAGACTCAACTGGAAGACGGCTATCCCCAATATGCCAAGGACGGAACCATACAGTATCCGGTCTTCGGATGGTCGGTCGATCCTGAAGAGGTGGCGCTCAATTCCGAGCTTTCCGACCAACTCCACGACGCCATCCAGTCGCTCCCCTATCAATACCGTGTCCCGCTGGTTTTGCGGGATGTAGAGGGATATTCGATCAAGCAGATATCGTCCCTTCTCACCCTCAAGGAGGCCACCACGAAGACGCGCATTCACCGCGCCCGGCTCTTTGTGCGGGAGAAACTCTCGAATTACTTGAATGGGGCACTATGA